The Parvibaculum sp. DNA segment CCTCGGCGGCATCGCAACGCCCACGGAAGCCGCCGCTCTCGGTGCCATCGGCTCAATCCTGCTCGCCGGCGACCGCCTCCAGGGTATGAAGTTCCCGGCCCGCCTCGCCGCGCTCTCGCTGATCGCGCTCCTCATCCTCACCTGGGCGATGGACCTGCGCACCGCGCGCAGCGAAATCTCCGACGCCGACCGCGCCGGCATCTGGCTCGCCTACGCGCTTTGCGCCGGCGTCGCTTACGGCCTCCTCGCCTGCCTCATCCGCCTTCTTGGCGGCAAGGTCCTGTCCGACGTCGTGCAGTCGACGGCGCGCATTACCTCGATGGTCTTCGTCATCCTGATCGGCGCCGCGCTCTTCAGCCTCGTCTTCCGCGGCCTCGGCGGCGACGACACGGTGCGCGAATTCCTGACCGCCGTGCCGGGCGGCCCGATGGGCGCCGTCATCATCGTCATGGCGATCATGTTCCTGCTCGGCTTCTTCCTCGACTTCATCGAAATCATTTTCGTCGTCGTGCCCATCGTCGCGCCGATCCTGCTGATGATGGGCGTCGATCCGGTCTGGCTCGGCATCATGATGGCGATCAACCTGCAAACCTCCTTCCTGACGCCGCCTTTCGGCTTCGCTCTCTTCTATCTGCGCGGCGTCGCCCCCGACACCGTCACCACCATGCAGATCTATCGCGGCGCGGTTCCCTTCGTCCTGATTCAGATATTCGCGCTCGCGGTCATCGCCATGTTCCCCGCGCTGGCGACATGGCTCCCGAAACTTCTCTTCAGCGGAATGTAAAAACTTATGTCCAGAGTACCGCCGTCCCGAGGCCCCAACGACGTTGCCGACACCGCCGGCCGCAACATGATGCGCATTGGCCTCGTGGCGATGGCGGTTGTCGGCGTCGTCACCTTCTTCATCGCCACCGGCCGCGTCGAACTCGAGGAACCCCTCGTCATCACGGCAACGCCGGTCCAGGTCGGCACATGGGTTGCCGGCGCGCCTGTGAAGCTCGACGTCGAAGTGAAGATCGCCAACAACAGCAATGAGGGTCTGGCCCTCGAAGTCGCATCGCAATGCGATATCTTCCGCTGGATTGTCCTCGACGCCGAAAGCGAATTCGTCCAGTCGCAAGCCGGCGGCGACGCCTGCATCGACCTTCCGGTATCCGGCTTCCTCGATCCGAAACACTCGCTGACCGGCGCCTACGCGCTGGAACTCGATCCGAAGCGTGTGACGCCCGGCGACTACCGCCTCCTCGTCCGCTACTGGGGCTATGAAGTCCGCCGGAGCTTCACGATCGAATAGGCGCCGCTCAAACCGCCCCGAACGCGCCGCCGAATTTCCGGTCCGCCGGAAAGCCCTTCGGCGGCAACCGCCCGGCCTGCGCGCGCGCGCCGATCCAGTCCTTCAACTCGGTGAAGCTGCGCGACCGCCCGCCCTTGTCGTAGGTCGTCAGTCCCTCTTTCAGCGTGAACGTCTTGATGTCGGCAAGTCCGCCATCGCCATAGCGTTGCAGGCGCACGCCCTTGCCGCGCGTCATCTCCGGCAGTTCCTTCAGCGGGAAAATCAGCAGCTTGCGGTTCTCGCCGATCGCGGCCACATGATCGCCCGAGACCGCCGCGCAAGCCGCCGCCTCGTCGGTGCCGCCGACATTCAGCACCTGCTTGCCGGCGCGCCGCATCGCCACCACCTCGTCTTCCGGCACGACGAACCCGTTGCCCTCATGCGAGGCGACGATCAGCTTGCGCCCCGGCCGATGCACGAAAATCTCGACGACGTCATGGCTCTCATCCATGTCGATGGCGAGCCTCAGCGGTTCGCCGTGTCCGCGTCCGCCCGGCAGCTTGTCGGCATTGAGCGTATAGAAGCGCCCGTCGGTGGCGAAAATCAGCACCTTGTCGGTCGTCTCGGCATTCAGCACGAACTTCTCGCCGTCGCCTTCCTTGTATTTGATGTCGGCATCGGATCCGAGATGCCCCTTCATCGCGCGGATCCAGCCCTTCTTCGAACAGACGACGGTGATCGGCTCCTTCTCGATCATCGCCTCGACCGGCACGAACTCGACCTTCGGCGCGTCGGAGAATGTCGTCCGCCGCTTGCCGAGATCGGACTTCGGCCCGAACGTCGCCCGCACCTCCTTGATTTCCCCGGCCACCCGTTCCCATTGTTTGGCATCCGACCGGACCAGTCCCTTCAGCTCCTTCTGCTCGGCCGACAGCTTCTTGTGCTCGCCCTTGATCTCCATTTCTTCAAGCTTGCGCAAGCTCCGCAGCCGCATGTTGAGGATCGCCTCGGCCTGGTTGTCGCTGAGCTTGAATTTCTTCATCAGCTTCGGCTTCGGCTCGTCCTCCTCGCGGATAATGCGGATCACCTCGTCGAGATTGAGATAGGCGACGAGATAGCCTTCCAGCACTTCGAGCCGCCGCGCGATCTTGTCGAGGCGGAAATTCGAGCGCCGCACCAGCACTTCCTTGCGGTGTTCGAGCCAGGCGCGCAACGCCTCGCGCAAATTCATCACGCCCGGCACCTGTCCGGCCGACAGCACGTTGAGGTTGAGCGGGAAGCGGCTTTCGAGTTCGGTCGAGCGGAACAGCGTTTCCATCAGTTGCGCGGGCTCGACGCTGCGCGATTTCGGCACCAGCACCAGCCGGATTTCCTCGGCGCTCTCGTCGCGCACATCTTCCAGCAGCGGCAACTTGCGCGCCTGCAGCAGTTCGGCAAGCTTCTCCACCAGCTTCGACTTCTGCACCTGATAGGGAATTTCGCTGACGACGATCTGCCAGCCGCCCCGCGCCAGTTCCTCCTTCTCCCACCGCGCCCGCACGCGAAAGCCGCCGCGCCCGGTCTCATAAGCCTCGAGGATCGCCTCGCGCGGTTCGACGATGATGCCGCCGGTCGGAAAATCCGGGCCCTGCACGAATTCGACAAGCTTCGCCGTCCGCGCATTGGGATATTTGATCAGATGCAGCGCCGCGTCGCAGAGTTCGGCCGCATTGTGCGGCGGAATGCTGGTCGCCATGCCGACCGCGATCCCCGCCGCGCCGTTCGCCAGCAATTGCGGAAAGGCGCCGGGCAGCACGACAGGCTCGCTGTCCTCGCCGTCGTAAGTCTCGCGGAAATCGACTGTGTCTTCTTCCAGCCCGTCGAGCAGCAGCCCCGCCACCGCCGTCAGCCGCGCTTCCGTGTAGCGCATCGCCGCCGCGTTATCGCCGTCGACATTGCCGAAATTGCCCTGCCCGTCGACCAGCGGATAGCGCACCGAAAAATCCTGCGCCAGCCGCACCAGCGCGTCATAGACCGACTGGTCGCCATGCGGGTGATAACGGCCGATCACGTCGCCCACCACCCGCGCCGACTTCTTGAACCCCGACCCCGGATCGAGCTTCAACTGCCGCATCGCGAACAGCACCCGGCGATGCACCGGCTTCAGCCCGTCGCGCACATCCGGCAACGCCCGATGCATGATCGTCGACAGCGCATAAGCGAGATACCGCGTCTCCAGCGCCTCGCGCAAATTGACTTCATGCTCGGGCTCGATCGGCGGCGGCGTAACGGCTTTGGTCATGCTCTCAAACTCAAAATAAGATCGTCATTGCAAAGTGGCTTTCGCTCTTCCCACCCTCCCCTGGGGGGAGGGTCGAACGATCTCAGATCGTTCGGGGCGGGGGCGCTGCGTCTCCACGGCGTATGCACCATCGTGCACCCCCATCATACCAGCGATTCGCCCTCACAAGCCCCGCGCCAGCTTCTCCATCAGCCTTATCCGCGCATCCGGCAAATGCCGCCCCTGCGGCGCATAGAGATGCCGTTCGAGAAAATGCCCGGTCATGCGCAAACCCTCGGCGACCTCCGCCGCGCTCGCCTCGCCGGCCTGCGATGCCAGCAGAAAGCCCGGCAGCCGGAACAGCCGGTCCTTGTAGGGCTCGCCCGCTTCGCGGCTCACCGCCGCCCCGCTTTTCGGCGACACATAAATCAGGTCGTCCCGCCCCCCCGTCGCCGCACATTGCGTGAGGTCGAGCCCGAAGCCGAGTTCCTGCAACAGCCCGAGTTCGAAGCGCACGAAAACCGCCGGCCAAACATGGCCGTCTTCCAGCGTCGAAAGCAGAACGTCATAGGCATCGTAAAGTGCGGGATGCGCCTCCCTTTCGGGGATCGCCTCGGCAATGGCGCTCGCCGCGCTCAGCGCCGTCAGCGCGGTCGCGTCGTCCATCAAGAGCCCCGCCAGCGGCTTCACAAGTTCCACCTGATAGGTGCCGAGATGTTCGGCCAGCCGCCCCCGCCAATGCGCCGCGAGCTTGTTGCCGGGCTGCAGCACGCCCTTCATCCGCTGCGAGGCGCCGCCGCGCACCAGCCCCAGATGCCGCCCCTGTTCGCGCGTGAACAAGGCGACGATGGCGCCGTTCTCGCCATGCGCCCGCGCCGACAGCACAAACCCCTCGTCGCGCCATTCCATGCGCCTTCACCGCCCCTTCGAGCACCCGACGCACAAATGCGCCGCCGGATCGGCCGCCAGCCGCTTCTCGGCAATCGCCTCGCCGCAGCTCGCGCAATAGCCGTATTCGCCGGCCTCCATCCGCCGGAACGCCGCCTCGATCTGCGCCATGCGCTGGTGCCGCCGCTTTTCGGTCGCCTGCGCCATCGCCTGCGACTGTATCGCGTCCATGCGCGACAGCCGCCCGACGCTCTGCTGGTCGAGCGTCACCGGTGCCCGGTCATCCGCTCTCATCTCCGATTGCGCACGCAGCTCCGCAAGCTCCGCTTCGAGCAGCGGCCGGAAACGCGCGGCAAGTGCTTTTTCCGTCATTTGGCCTCCACACGCCCGGGCGTAGCGCGCCCGGCCCGCCAAGCGTAGCGCGCCCGGCCTTGTTGTGCCATTGATGTCGGCAATGGAAAGTACCGCCACCTGCCCCGTCTGCCGCGCAGCCGCGCCGCTACCTTTCATGGATGTCGGCCCGCAACGCTACTGGAAATGCCAAACCTGCGATGCCCGCTTCCTCGATCCGGCGCAGCACCCGGCGCCCGATGTCGAGCGCGCCCACTACCTGACGCACGAAAACGATCCCGCCGATCCGCGCTACCGCAAATTTCTCGCAAAGCTCGCAATGCCGCTGCTGGCCCGCCTCTCGCCCGCCTCCTCCGGCATCGATTACGGCTGCGGCCCCGGCCCGGCGCTCGCCGCGATGCTCCGCGAAGCCGGCCACGACGTCGCGCTCTACGACCCGTTTTTCCACGCCGATGAAAGCGCCCTCGCCCGCAACTACGATTTCATCGCCTGCACCGAAACCGCCGAACATTTCCACCGCCCGGCCGACGAGTTCGACCGCCTCGACACATTGCTGCGCCCCGGCGGCTGGCTAGCTCTGATGACCGCCTTCCGCCCCGCCGACGAAAAATTTGCCGATTGGCACTACCGCAAGGATCCAACGCACGTCGTCTTCTACAACGAAGCGACACTCCGCGCCGTCGCAACCACGCGCAACTGGTCCTGCGAGTTCCCCGCTCCCGACGTGGCGCTGATGCGGAAGGCGGGGTAAGCGGTCTCCTGCCGTTATCGCACCGTTGCGCGCATTGCCGCTTTCCCGGCCTCCAAACCTGTTTTCCGCCGCCTCTCGCGCCAGTCGCCGAGAAACAGCAGAATCGGCGCGGCAATGAAGATCGACGAACTTGTGGCTATCACGACACCGAAGATCATCGGCAAGGCAAAACTCGCAACCGCACTCCCGCCCCAGATGGCCATTGGCAGCAATGCCAAAAATGTCGTCATCGACGTAAACAGGCATCGCCCGAATGTCTGGTTGATGCTCATGTCGATAAGGTCTCTCAGGGGCATTTTCTTGTAGAGCCGCATGTTTTCGCGCATGCGATCGTACACCACGACCTTGTCGTTGACTGAATAGCCGACGATGGTGAGCAAGGCGGCAATTGCCGTAAGATTGAAGTCGAGCCCCGTCAGCGCAAAAAACCCGACCGTCTTTGTCACGTCGAGAATGAGTGTGACGATGGCGCCAGCCGCGAACGGCCACTCGAAACGCCACCAGATGTAAACCAGCATCGCGAGGCTCGCGAGAGCGACGGAAAGCAGCGCCGCCTGCGCCAGCTCGCCGCTCACCTTCGGCCCCACGACTTCCGCGCGCTCCACGCTTGCACCGCCGTCGACCGAAGCCACCGTTTTCCGCATTTCGGTCACAGCCTTGCTCTGCGCCGCATCGCCGCCCGGCTGACGCTCGACGCGGATCAGCACGCTGCGGTCGTCGCCGAATTCCTGCATCGCTATCTCGCCGAGCCCCAGCCCGCCCAGCATGGCACGCATCTGCGCAAGATCGGCGGGGGCGCCCGTCTTCACCTCCATTTGGATGCCGCCCTTGAAGTCGATGCCGTAGCTCAATCCCGGGTTGATGAAGAGGCCGACGGAAGCGAGCGACAGAAAAATCGAAACCGCGATCCCCAGGTAACGCGCCTTCATGAAGCCGATCTTCGTCCCCTCCGGCATGAAGCGAACGGGTGGCTCGATCCGCAGCACCTTTATTCGCTGCCGCCTCACGATCCATGCCATGACGAGCCGTACGACCGCCACTGCCGTGAACATCGAGATGCCGATGCCGATCATCATGGTGATCGCAAAACCGCGCACCGGCCCTGAACCGAAACTGAACAGCAGTGCCGTCGCGATCAGCGTCGTCACATTGGCGTCGATGATGGTCGAATAGGCGCGGGAGAATCCGGTCTCCAGCGCCGCCAGCGCCTTCAGCCCCTTTTTCGTCTCCTCGCGTATGCGCTCATTGATCAGGATGTTCGCGTCGACCGCGATGCCGATGCTGAGAATGATGCCGGCGATGCCGGGCAGCGTCAGCGTCGCACCGAGAAGGCTGAGCGCACCGAAAGTCAGGATCACGTTGAGCCCGAGCGCCAGATTGGCGACAAGGCCCCACCGCCCGTATAGCGTCAGCATGAAGGCAATCACGAGCCCGAAGCCCGCCAGTCCCGCCCATATGCCCATATTGATCGCGTCGCTGCCGAGACCGGGGCCCACGCTTCGTTCCTCGATAACGGTGAGTGGCGCCGGCAGCGCGCCGGAGCGCAGCAGCGCCGAAAGCGTCACTGTGTCTTCCACTGTGAAGTTGCCGCTGATCTGGCCGGTCCCGCCGGTAATCGGCTCCCGGATGACAGGCGCGCTCAGCACCTTGCCATCAAGCACGATCGCAAAGGGCCGTCCGATGTTGTTCCGGGTGATGTCGCCAAACTGCCGCGCCCCCAGGCTGTCGAAACGAAAAGTCACCACCGGCTCGCCGGTCTGCGAATCGAACCCGGCGCGCGCATCCGTCAGCCGCTCGCCGCTCAGTGCCGTACGTCTCTCCACCGGATAACGTTCCGGTCCTTGCGCCGACGGCAGCATTCTTGTCCCGATCGGTGCCCGTCCATCGGCGGGCGCTTCGCGGGAAAGCATATGGAAGCTCATCTGCGCCGTACTGCCGAGAATGGTCCGCAGTCGCGTCGGATCCTGCAAACCGGGCAACTGGACGAGAATCCGGTCGGCGCCGACACGCTGGAGTGTCGGCTCGGCGACACCGATCTGGTCCACGCGCTGCCGGACGATTTCAAGGCTTTGCTCGATGGCGGCATTCACGCGTGCGCGCACACCTGCCTCTGTCAGCGTCAGGCGAATGAACCTGTCCTCTTCCGGCCGCACGTCGATGTCCTTGCCGGCTTCGCCGAATGCTGTCGGTTGAGCCGGCGAAACGACTTGCCGGAGCGCCCGCTCCGCGCTGGCAAGCGCCGTCACATCCGGCCGCGCAAGCGTCACGACGATCGATTGGCCCTGCCGTTTTACATCGGTGACGCCAATCCCTTCTTCGCGAAGAACCTGCCGCGCGTCGTCGGCCATCGTTTCGAGTTTGTTGCCGACAAGCGTATCTGCATCGACCTCGAGCACGAGATGCGAGCCGCCACGCAGATCGAGACCCAGCGTCACCTGTTGATGAGGGAGCCAACCGGGCAAGGCGTCAAGCTGCGCTGGGGTCAATAGATTGGGTAGGGCCGCAGCGATACCGAACAGGACAATCGCCACATAACTCGCCAGCACGGATCGTGATGTGCGCATCAAGTGCCTCCATGCGGGGACGATCGCCGGGCGCGCCGATGCGCGCGCTCGCAATGACCCCGAAAATTTCAGAAAGGGAGTTTTCGCTGCCCGCTACCGAGGCGGGCGCAGCCTAGAGAGCCGCTGGCGGGCCCGTAGCACCCGGACGAACAAATCGCACCGGGTGAAGCGCATGGTCCTCGAAGACGAAAT contains these protein-coding regions:
- the parC gene encoding DNA topoisomerase IV subunit A gives rise to the protein MTKAVTPPPIEPEHEVNLREALETRYLAYALSTIMHRALPDVRDGLKPVHRRVLFAMRQLKLDPGSGFKKSARVVGDVIGRYHPHGDQSVYDALVRLAQDFSVRYPLVDGQGNFGNVDGDNAAAMRYTEARLTAVAGLLLDGLEEDTVDFRETYDGEDSEPVVLPGAFPQLLANGAAGIAVGMATSIPPHNAAELCDAALHLIKYPNARTAKLVEFVQGPDFPTGGIIVEPREAILEAYETGRGGFRVRARWEKEELARGGWQIVVSEIPYQVQKSKLVEKLAELLQARKLPLLEDVRDESAEEIRLVLVPKSRSVEPAQLMETLFRSTELESRFPLNLNVLSAGQVPGVMNLREALRAWLEHRKEVLVRRSNFRLDKIARRLEVLEGYLVAYLNLDEVIRIIREEDEPKPKLMKKFKLSDNQAEAILNMRLRSLRKLEEMEIKGEHKKLSAEQKELKGLVRSDAKQWERVAGEIKEVRATFGPKSDLGKRRTTFSDAPKVEFVPVEAMIEKEPITVVCSKKGWIRAMKGHLGSDADIKYKEGDGEKFVLNAETTDKVLIFATDGRFYTLNADKLPGGRGHGEPLRLAIDMDESHDVVEIFVHRPGRKLIVASHEGNGFVVPEDEVVAMRRAGKQVLNVGGTDEAAACAAVSGDHVAAIGENRKLLIFPLKELPEMTRGKGVRLQRYGDGGLADIKTFTLKEGLTTYDKGGRSRSFTELKDWIGARAQAGRLPPKGFPADRKFGGAFGAV
- the recO gene encoding DNA repair protein RecO; its protein translation is MEWRDEGFVLSARAHGENGAIVALFTREQGRHLGLVRGGASQRMKGVLQPGNKLAAHWRGRLAEHLGTYQVELVKPLAGLLMDDATALTALSAASAIAEAIPEREAHPALYDAYDVLLSTLEDGHVWPAVFVRFELGLLQELGFGLDLTQCAATGGRDDLIYVSPKSGAAVSREAGEPYKDRLFRLPGFLLASQAGEASAAEVAEGLRMTGHFLERHLYAPQGRHLPDARIRLMEKLARGL
- a CDS encoding TraR/DksA family transcriptional regulator gives rise to the protein MTEKALAARFRPLLEAELAELRAQSEMRADDRAPVTLDQQSVGRLSRMDAIQSQAMAQATEKRRHQRMAQIEAAFRRMEAGEYGYCASCGEAIAEKRLAADPAAHLCVGCSKGR
- a CDS encoding class I SAM-dependent methyltransferase; translation: MESTATCPVCRAAAPLPFMDVGPQRYWKCQTCDARFLDPAQHPAPDVERAHYLTHENDPADPRYRKFLAKLAMPLLARLSPASSGIDYGCGPGPALAAMLREAGHDVALYDPFFHADESALARNYDFIACTETAEHFHRPADEFDRLDTLLRPGGWLALMTAFRPADEKFADWHYRKDPTHVVFYNEATLRAVATTRNWSCEFPAPDVALMRKAG
- the secD gene encoding protein translocase subunit SecD, which gives rise to MRTSRSVLASYVAIVLFGIAAALPNLLTPAQLDALPGWLPHQQVTLGLDLRGGSHLVLEVDADTLVGNKLETMADDARQVLREEGIGVTDVKRQGQSIVVTLARPDVTALASAERALRQVVSPAQPTAFGEAGKDIDVRPEEDRFIRLTLTEAGVRARVNAAIEQSLEIVRQRVDQIGVAEPTLQRVGADRILVQLPGLQDPTRLRTILGSTAQMSFHMLSREAPADGRAPIGTRMLPSAQGPERYPVERRTALSGERLTDARAGFDSQTGEPVVTFRFDSLGARQFGDITRNNIGRPFAIVLDGKVLSAPVIREPITGGTGQISGNFTVEDTVTLSALLRSGALPAPLTVIEERSVGPGLGSDAINMGIWAGLAGFGLVIAFMLTLYGRWGLVANLALGLNVILTFGALSLLGATLTLPGIAGIILSIGIAVDANILINERIREETKKGLKALAALETGFSRAYSTIIDANVTTLIATALLFSFGSGPVRGFAITMMIGIGISMFTAVAVVRLVMAWIVRRQRIKVLRIEPPVRFMPEGTKIGFMKARYLGIAVSIFLSLASVGLFINPGLSYGIDFKGGIQMEVKTGAPADLAQMRAMLGGLGLGEIAMQEFGDDRSVLIRVERQPGGDAAQSKAVTEMRKTVASVDGGASVERAEVVGPKVSGELAQAALLSVALASLAMLVYIWWRFEWPFAAGAIVTLILDVTKTVGFFALTGLDFNLTAIAALLTIVGYSVNDKVVVYDRMRENMRLYKKMPLRDLIDMSINQTFGRCLFTSMTTFLALLPMAIWGGSAVASFALPMIFGVVIATSSSIFIAAPILLFLGDWRERRRKTGLEAGKAAMRATVR